The region GCGGCGAGCAGGGCGTGCAGGCCGTGTTCCGCGGTGAGCCGGGCGAGCAGCGCGCCGGGGCAGAAGTGCCGTCCGGAGCCGTACGCGAGCTGCCCGGGGTCGGGCCGGAAGACGTCGTAGCGGTCCGGGTCGGCGAACCGGGCCGGGTCACGGCCCGCGGCGCCCAGCAGACACGCCACAGTGGCGCCCACGGGTACCGCGCCGACCGGCTCGACGGCCCGGCGCAGCACGATGTGCAGCGGGGGATCGCGGCGCAGCGACTCGGCCCAGGCCCCGGCCGTCAGCTCGGGCCGGGCGCGGACCACCGCCAGTTGGCCGGGGTGGTCGAGGAGGTTGGCGAGGAACGACGCCAGCGCGTGCGCGGTCGCCTCGCCGCCCGCGCCGAGGAGCGTTCCGGCGATCCCCGCCACCGCCTCGTCGGACAGCGGGCGCCCGTCCGCCCGCGCCGTGCACAGCGCGGAGAGCAGATCGCCGCCCGGGTGGGCGCGCCGACGGGCGATGTACGGGAGCAGGAAGGCGTCGAGCTCGGGGTGGTGGCCGCCGAGGTGGTCGAGGCCCGTGCGGCACCAGGAGTGCACGCGCGCGGTGTCCTCGTACGGCAGCCCGAGCGCGGCGACGGCCGCCGCGGTGGGCAGCCAGTGGCAGAACTCGGCGACGAGGTCGGCCTCCTGGCGGTCGGCGAGGCGGCGGGCGAGGACGTACGCCGTCCGCTCGACCCCGGCGGTCAGCGCGGTCAGGGCGTGTCCGCGGAACGCCGGTGAGACGAGCGCCCGGTGCGCACTGTGCGTGCCGCCCTCCAGGTGGGCCAGGGTGCGTCCGGGCGGCGGGGCGACGAGCCGTGGGTCGGCGAGGGCGGCGCGCACATCGGCGTACCGGCTGACCAGCCACGCGCCGAACGGCCGGTCGTACACGAGCGGGAACTTCCTGCGCAGGGTGCGGTACAGGGGGTACGGGTCGCGTTCGATGCCGGGGGTGAGCAGGCTCGGTGGGTCGGGCAGCCGTCGTACGACGGGCGGTCGTGTCGATGTCGCGAGCGGCGTGGTCGGAGCGGCCTGAGCGACCCGAGCGGCCTGAGCGGTGGCCGCCACCGGAGCGACGGGCGCGACCGGAGCAATGGGCACGACCGGAGCGACGGGCCCGATCGAAGCGCCTTCGACGGGAAGGCCATGAGAACACAACACCGCGGGCCTCCCACCTCGGGTCTGCGCGCCGGGGAGCGGCACGTGGTTGTTCCCAGCGGACCACCGAGGCCCCCGGACCGCAGTCCTCGTACGCCCGAACGGGTGATCCCGGGGCTCGCCGGCTCGTCTCAGGCCCAGGCGGCTTCACCGCGCGCCGGAGCTTCGTCCCGGGACCGGCTCACGACCGCGCACGCTCCAGGGCTCGCATCGGACGGACGGTGTGCGGGGCGGGCGACGACGCGCGGGCCGCGCCGGGACTCCTGAGGTCGGCCCCGGCCCTCGGGCGGGGACGAGCGGCGCCGCGTACGCCTCATCCGACGCTGCCCGCCCGTCCTGGCGGAGATCAACGCCACCTGGAGCCGCGGAGCGCCGCCCCGCCTTCTCCTTGACAGTTCCCCCAGACCGTGGAGTACTGCGGAAAGCGACGCAGGGCGGACAAGTCGGGGGTGAGTCTCCTGCCGGAGTTGCGCTACCCCAGTGTGACCGAAATCGTCTCGTCCGCTCGGACGTTGGCGGCCCACCGTCCCGGGCTGTGCGCCCTCAGACAGATCGGCGTCTCGCGCGCGGGCAGACCCCTCCATCTGCTGTCCGTCGGTCACGCCGAACGCGCGGTCCTCGTCGTGGCGGGCGCCCACGCGAACGAGCCGACCGGCGGTTCGACGCTCCAGTCCTTGGCCGAACGTGTACTGCACGAGCGGGAGTTGCGGGCCGACACCTCCTGGCACTTCCTCCTCTGTGCGGACCCGGACGGCGCGAGCCTCCATGTGACACCGGCCCCGCGCACCCTGTTCGACTACCACCTCGGGTTCTTCCGTCCGGCCGGCCCCGAACAGCCCGAGTGGTCGCCCTCCGTCCTGCCTCCCGACCGGCTGCCCCCGGAGACCCGCGCCCTCACCCGGGTCATCGACGAGCTGCGGCCCTACCTCCAGGTGACCCTGCACGGCACCGATCTCGGCGGCAGCTGGGTGCAGCTGACCAAGGACATCCCGGGCCTCGCCGAACCCTTCGCCAAATCCGCGGCGGAACTGCACATCCCCGTGGAGACGGGCGCCTCGGACGCCGCCGGCTGGCCCGCTTCCGGACCCGGGGTGCATGTGATGCCGGCGCCGGGCTCGGACGCGGCGTACCCGAGCATGCCCGACGACGCCCGGCACAGCACCTGGTACCACACCCACCGGTACGGCGGCCTGACCGCGGTCGTCGAGGTGCCGATGTGGGCCAGCGACCTCGTGGACGACCCAGCGCCGCATCCCGCACCGGACGCGGCGATGCGACGCCTGGCACACCGGCTGCTGCGCGACGCGCTCCAGGTGCAGGACGTACTCACGGAGGTCCTGCCGAGGCTCCCCGGCCCCGACGGGCCCCTCCTGCGCGCCGCGAAGTGGGCGCTGGAGTTGGTGCCGGGTCTGGCCCACGACTGGGTGCGGACGCCTCCCCCCGACCCGACGATGGCCTACGTCGGCAGTGTCGACGCGTTCGGGCGCCGACTCCCTTTGCGGGCCGCCGCGATGCTGCTGCGGGTCCTCCAGGAGGCCGACGACCGGGCGGCGCCACGCCTCGAACGCCTGGTCGCCGCCTGGAGCGACGCCTTCGCCGAACGGTTCCGCGCGCGCTGGGTGCCGCTGGAGAACCAGGTCGAGCACCAGTCCCGCACGGTGGTCGCGGCGGCGCGGCATGCGCGGGACGGCGCGGCTTGACGTCTGACAGACGGCAGATGACAGATAGCAGATGACAGACGGCAGAGGATGTCTGACGGATGGCAGAGGTCAGGTGTCAGGTATCAGAGAGCAGACGACAGATATCAGATGACGGATTTCAGATGACAGATTTCGTCATCTGTCATCTGACATCACCTCAGTCCGACAACGCAAACACCGCCCCCGCCTCAGCCCTCATCACACACGAGTTCGAGAATGTGTGCGAGTACGTCACCTGCCGCCCCTCCCACTCCCCGCGCGCGGAGGCGGTGACCGGGCCGTAGATCATCGAGCAGATGGTGTCGGGCCTGGACGGGATCCGGGAGATGTCACCCCCGGCGGTGGCGAGTTCGGCGCAGGCCTCGGCCGCGTGGGCGTGCCCCTGGGGCGGGTCGCAGAGCAGGAGCGTGCCGCGGGTGCTGCTGGAGTGGGCGTCGCCGGTGGTGAGGGTGAGGTAGAGCCAGTTGCCGGGGAGCGCCTCGTGGGGCGCCGCCTGGGCCGGGATCGCGCCCAGGGTGAGCAGGGCGACGGTCGCGAGGAGAGCGTTGCCTACCGCGTGGATGTTTCTCGTCATTCCCGGTGCATCGGCAGCGCGGCCTGCGAACCCCACCCCGCCTCACCCGAATGCGAGCGCACGGGCGCGTACCGCCCGGCGAGTTCGAACGCGGCGATCACCACGCGTGCCTGGTACTCGACCTGGCGGGCGACCGGGATCCAGCGCGCCCCGCAGCCCTCGCGGTAGTCGGCGCACCATGCATCGATCAGCCGGTCGAGCTCCGGCAGCGCCCCGCTCGGGTCGCGCCCGGAGCCGGTCACGAGCTGGTGCAGCAGCCCGGCCGTGCGCAGGGCGACTCGGCGTCCGGCGAGGCGCAGGGCGGTCAGGCGGGCGGTGTCGAGCGGCGGCAGGGGACGCGCCCCGGCGTCGTGCACATCGGGGTCCCAGGAGTCGGCGAGGCCGGGCCCGACGAGTAAATAGTCGTCGACGGGTGCGAGGAGGCAGGCCGCGTCCGGGGAGGTGCCGAGGCCGGGGCGGATCCGCCCGAGGATGCCTTCCAGGAGCCGTGTGTCGTGGCGCAGCGTGTGGCTGACGAAGCGCAGCACGGCGTCGGCGTCGGCGGGCCGGGTGGCGTCCTCCACGGCCGCCACGCCCCACATGGGGGCCTCGACGACGGCGGTGACGGTGCCGTAGCGGTGCGGGTGGAACCAGGTGGACTCGACGGCGGCCTCGGTGATGGCGGCGGCCAGGTCGCCGGGGTGCGGCGGCGGGATGCGGTAGACGGCGGGGCCGAGCCGCGGCCAGTACAGGGTGTCGTAGGGGCCGAGTTCGCGCGGGATGCCGAGGCGGGCCGCGGTGTGGGCGACGCGCTGGGCGAGTCCGGGCAGCTCGCGGGTCAGTTCGACGAAGGCGCCGCCGACGTCGACGCCGTGCAGGGAGCACTGGAAGACCGGCCGCAGTTCGTCCTGGAGGTCGAGGAGGGCGCGGGTCTCGGGGAGGGTGGCACCGGCCGCGCCCTCGGGCAGCCACTCGGGCTGTTCGAGGAAGCCGGGACGGAAGAAGTTCCGGAAGTAGTGGCCGAGGGTGTACGGGCCGGACAGCCAGGCCTCGTTGCGGCGGGCGCCGTCGGGGTCGAGACAGAGCAGCAGGTTCCAGGTGGCGTCGGCGCCCTCGCAGAGCCGGGGGTCGGCGAGCGCCCGCTCGGCCAGGCGCAGGGCCGTGGCGCCGCCCACGGGTTCGTTGGCGTGGGGTCCGGCGACGACGAGGGCCTGGCGGCCGCCGTGCCCGACGGACAGCAGCCACAGCGGGGTGCCCGCCCGTGACGTGCCCACTCGGCGCAGTCGGGCGTCGCGCGGCCGGCGGGCGACGAGCGCGGCCGCACGGGCGCCCAGCTCGTCCACGGTCGGGTAGCGGAGGAGTGGCGGCAGGGCACACCTCCACAAATATGGTGCCGTCGATTCACCTGATGTGCATGGTGTACGCACAGTCAGTCACGGCTGTGGAGGTACGTCAACACCGTCGAACGTAAGGGAATTTGGGGAAATCACTGAGTGAAACAGGGGCCACGGCTCACACGGGCGCGGGTCGGTCGCTCAGGAGGACGAAAGACGGAAGGACATGCGTCCGAAGCTGATCTGGTCGCCCTCCTTGACGACGGCGGCACTGATCACCCGCCGTCCGTTGACGGTCGTCCCGTTGGTCGAGCCGAGGTCGCGCAGCACCCACAGGCCGCCCTGGCGGCTCAGTTCGGCGTGGACGCGGGAGACCGTCTCGTGGTTGAGCCGCAGTCCGCTCGCGGGGTCGCGGCCGATCCGCAGGGGGTAGTTGTTGCCCGGGTGGGGCAGCAGCAGCTTGGGGAGACGCTCGGCCTGCCAGGCCCTGCGCAGCCGTACGGTGAAGCCGGAGACCGCTTCGACGGTGCCGAACACCAGCTTCGACCAGCGTCCCTCGGTGGGCAGGTCGGCGATGAGCACGGCGAGTTCGTCGGAGCGGCGGGCGGCGAGCGCCAGTTCCATCCGGCGGACGAACGTGTCGTGCGAGAGGCGCCCGAGGGCGACGCCGTCACTGAGCGCCTTCAGCGCCCGGTCGCGCTCCGCGTCGGACAGCCGCGCGGGGTACGTGTGGAACTCGAAAGACGACGTCACGGAGGTGATTGTCGGTCAGTAGGAGCGGGGTGTCCAGAAGACCCGGAAAAGGCCGCCGCCGCCCACAGGTGGGTTCCACGCGTCCATCACGTGGCAAACACGCGGCAAAAGGGTGGATTCGAAAGCGAATTGATCTCGCGTGAAGCACCATGGACGTGCTACGTCACGACATGTTGTGCCACTCACGTCGCGCTCTGTCACGGAGAGCCGACGACAGGCAACGGGCAACGGAGAGCGGACAAGGGGGAACCGTCTGTGCGGTTCGAGGTGTGGGCACCGGATGCCGACCGGATGACGCTCCACTGCGCGGGCGCCACGCGCGCGCTGGAGCGCGATCCGGAGCGCGCCGGATGGTGGACGGGCGACGCGGACGCGCAGGACGGCACGCGGTACGGGTTCGCGGTGGACGACGGCCCCGCGCTGCCCGATCCCCGTTCGCGGCGGCAGCCGGACGGCCCGGACGGACTGAGCGCGGTGGTCGACCAGGCCCGGTACGCGTGGCGCACCGAGTGGGCGGGGCGCCCGCTGCCGGGCGCGGTCCTCTACGAGCTGCACGTGGGGACGTACACCTCCGCGGGAACGCTCGACGCGGCGGCCGGGCGGCTCGAACACCTCGCGGAACTGGGCGTCACCCACGTCGAGTTGATGCCGCTGTGTCCGTTCCCCGGGCGGCACGGCTGGGGGTACGAGGGGGTCTCCCTGTGGGCCGTGCACGAGCCGTACGGCGACCCGGAGGCGCTGAAGCGCTTTGTCGACCGGGCACACGAACTCGGCCTGGGTGTGGTCCTCGACGTCGTGCACAACCACCTCGGCCCGTCCGGCAACCACCTCCCCGCGTTCGGGCCGTACTTCACGGACACCCATCAGACGCCCTGGGGCTCCGCGGTGAACCTGGACGCACCGGGTTCGGACGAAGTGCGCGCGTATCTCGTCGACAGCGCCCTGGCCTGGCTGCGGGACTTCCGGCTGGACGGGCTGCGCCTGGACGCGGTGCACGCGTTGCGGGACACCCGCGCGGTGCACTTCCTGGAGGAGCTGTCGACGGCCGTGGACGCCCTCGCCGACGATCTGGACCGGCCGCTGTTCCTGATCGCGGAGTCGGATCTGAACGACCCGCGGCTCGTCACCGCGCGCGCGGAGGGCGGTCTCGGGCTGCACGCGCAGTGGAACGACGACTTCCACCACGCGCTGCACACCGCGCTGACCGGTGAGGGGCAGGCCTACTACGCGGACTTCGCGCGGTCCCCGTTCGCGGCGCTCGCGAAGACACTGACGTCCGGCTTCTTCCACGACGGTACGTACTCGAGCTTCCGCGGCCGCCGCCACGGCCGCCCCCTGGAGCGTACGCGCGTCTCGGCGCACCGGTTGCTCGGCTACTCCCAGACCCACGACCAGATCGGCAACCGCGCCCAGGGGGACCGGCTGTCGGCGTCCCTCTCCCCCGGGCTGCTGGCCTGCGCGGCCGCGCTGACGCTCACCGGGCCCTTCACCCCGATGCTGTTCATGGGCGAGGAGTGGGCGGCCGGCACCCCTTGGCAGTTCTTCACCGACCACACCGATCCCGAGCTCGCTCAAGCCGTACAGCGGGGCAGGCGGAGGGAGTTCGCGGCGCACGGCTGGGCCGAGGAGGACATCCCCGACCCGCAGGACCCGGCGACCCGCGACCGCTCCTGCCTCGACTGGTCGGAGCCCGAGAAGGCACTCCACGCGCGTGTGCTGGCCTGGTACCGCGACCTGATCGCCCTGCGCCACCGTCAGCCCGACCTCGCGGACCCCGATCTCGCCGCCGTCAAGGTCGCCTACGACGACCAGGCCCGCTGGCTGGCCCTGCGGCGCGGGGACGTACGGGTGGCGGTGAACCTCGGCAAGGAGGCCGCCGCGATCCCGCTGGGGCTGCGCCACGCGCGCGTGCTGGCCGCGTGGGAACCGGTCGAGGCGCCGGACGCGGACGGGTTGTTGAGCGTGCCCGGCGAGTCGTGTGTGGTG is a window of Streptomyces mirabilis DNA encoding:
- a CDS encoding cytochrome P450, translating into MPIAPVAPVAPVAATAQAARVAQAAPTTPLATSTRPPVVRRLPDPPSLLTPGIERDPYPLYRTLRRKFPLVYDRPFGAWLVSRYADVRAALADPRLVAPPPGRTLAHLEGGTHSAHRALVSPAFRGHALTALTAGVERTAYVLARRLADRQEADLVAEFCHWLPTAAAVAALGLPYEDTARVHSWCRTGLDHLGGHHPELDAFLLPYIARRRAHPGGDLLSALCTARADGRPLSDEAVAGIAGTLLGAGGEATAHALASFLANLLDHPGQLAVVRARPELTAGAWAESLRRDPPLHIVLRRAVEPVGAVPVGATVACLLGAAGRDPARFADPDRYDVFRPDPGQLAYGSGRHFCPGALLARLTAEHGLHALLAALPELRRSPGFHPVADGLISRSPRSLLVRLR
- a CDS encoding M14 family zinc carboxypeptidase yields the protein MSLLPELRYPSVTEIVSSARTLAAHRPGLCALRQIGVSRAGRPLHLLSVGHAERAVLVVAGAHANEPTGGSTLQSLAERVLHERELRADTSWHFLLCADPDGASLHVTPAPRTLFDYHLGFFRPAGPEQPEWSPSVLPPDRLPPETRALTRVIDELRPYLQVTLHGTDLGGSWVQLTKDIPGLAEPFAKSAAELHIPVETGASDAAGWPASGPGVHVMPAPGSDAAYPSMPDDARHSTWYHTHRYGGLTAVVEVPMWASDLVDDPAPHPAPDAAMRRLAHRLLRDALQVQDVLTEVLPRLPGPDGPLLRAAKWALELVPGLAHDWVRTPPPDPTMAYVGSVDAFGRRLPLRAAAMLLRVLQEADDRAAPRLERLVAAWSDAFAERFRARWVPLENQVEHQSRTVVAAARHARDGAA
- a CDS encoding SSI family serine proteinase inhibitor produces the protein MTRNIHAVGNALLATVALLTLGAIPAQAAPHEALPGNWLYLTLTTGDAHSSSTRGTLLLCDPPQGHAHAAEACAELATAGGDISRIPSRPDTICSMIYGPVTASARGEWEGRQVTYSHTFSNSCVMRAEAGAVFALSD
- a CDS encoding M14 family zinc carboxypeptidase, whose product is MWRCALPPLLRYPTVDELGARAAALVARRPRDARLRRVGTSRAGTPLWLLSVGHGGRQALVVAGPHANEPVGGATALRLAERALADPRLCEGADATWNLLLCLDPDGARRNEAWLSGPYTLGHYFRNFFRPGFLEQPEWLPEGAAGATLPETRALLDLQDELRPVFQCSLHGVDVGGAFVELTRELPGLAQRVAHTAARLGIPRELGPYDTLYWPRLGPAVYRIPPPHPGDLAAAITEAAVESTWFHPHRYGTVTAVVEAPMWGVAAVEDATRPADADAVLRFVSHTLRHDTRLLEGILGRIRPGLGTSPDAACLLAPVDDYLLVGPGLADSWDPDVHDAGARPLPPLDTARLTALRLAGRRVALRTAGLLHQLVTGSGRDPSGALPELDRLIDAWCADYREGCGARWIPVARQVEYQARVVIAAFELAGRYAPVRSHSGEAGWGSQAALPMHRE
- a CDS encoding DUF1707 and FHA domain-containing protein, which translates into the protein MTSSFEFHTYPARLSDAERDRALKALSDGVALGRLSHDTFVRRMELALAARRSDELAVLIADLPTEGRWSKLVFGTVEAVSGFTVRLRRAWQAERLPKLLLPHPGNNYPLRIGRDPASGLRLNHETVSRVHAELSRQGGLWVLRDLGSTNGTTVNGRRVISAAVVKEGDQISFGRMSFRLSSS
- the treZ gene encoding malto-oligosyltrehalose trehalohydrolase; this translates as MRFEVWAPDADRMTLHCAGATRALERDPERAGWWTGDADAQDGTRYGFAVDDGPALPDPRSRRQPDGPDGLSAVVDQARYAWRTEWAGRPLPGAVLYELHVGTYTSAGTLDAAAGRLEHLAELGVTHVELMPLCPFPGRHGWGYEGVSLWAVHEPYGDPEALKRFVDRAHELGLGVVLDVVHNHLGPSGNHLPAFGPYFTDTHQTPWGSAVNLDAPGSDEVRAYLVDSALAWLRDFRLDGLRLDAVHALRDTRAVHFLEELSTAVDALADDLDRPLFLIAESDLNDPRLVTARAEGGLGLHAQWNDDFHHALHTALTGEGQAYYADFARSPFAALAKTLTSGFFHDGTYSSFRGRRHGRPLERTRVSAHRLLGYSQTHDQIGNRAQGDRLSASLSPGLLACAAALTLTGPFTPMLFMGEEWAAGTPWQFFTDHTDPELAQAVQRGRRREFAAHGWAEEDIPDPQDPATRDRSCLDWSEPEKALHARVLAWYRDLIALRHRQPDLADPDLAAVKVAYDDQARWLALRRGDVRVAVNLGKEAAAIPLGLRHARVLAAWEPVEAPDADGLLSVPGESCVVLTQA